The following nucleotide sequence is from Spirochaetota bacterium.
CCCTATGCAAAGGAAGGACTCATACTGAAGCGAACCCGTGAGGAAATTGCACGCGAAATCAGGACTTTCCTTGTCGCTGAAAGCGGGGGCGCAATCGCGGGAACGATTTCCTACCACAATTACGGCCCCCGGCTCAAGGAAATCCGCTCGCTGGCCGTACGGAAGGAGCTCTCAGGCGGCGGCATCGGATCAAGCCTCGTGCGCCACCTCAACGAGCGCCTGGAGGCGGGCGGCGTTCATATAAAAGTATTCGTGCTGACCTACTCACCCGATTTTTTCCGTAAGCTTGGATTTGTCGAGGTGCCCAAGGAATCCCTTCCCGAAAAAATCTGGAAAGACTGCGACCATTGCTCTCACCGCGAGGAGTGCGGGGAAACAGCCCTGGAATATCACCATGTACAGGAAGTCGGAGCCCAATGAGAAAGTCGATAGACAAGAGAAATACGGGAAGGATCAGGATTCCCAACAGTTTCATTGAATACAAGGTCAAAGGCAGCGAAACGCCCTTCAAGGTGGAAATAGTCAACATCTCCTCGGGGGGATTATGCTTTCTCAGGAACTCGATTCTCACAAAAAACGATGTCCTGCTGATCAAGTTTCCGTTTAAAAACGCGAAAGTAATTCTCGAGGCGCAGGTACTTCGCCTGGACGGCCGCGAGGTAGGCGTGAAATTCCTGAATTCAGAGGAAGAGATCGGGCGATTCGTGGAAGCGTTCAATTACGAATATCCTTCACTTTCCAGGGAAGCGAAAGGAAAGGGCCAGCCCTTGTTGTTCACGAAGCCGTCACGCGATGATGACGATGACCCCGATAGCGCACTCGATATTGATTAATCCGCGCCGTTAACCGTAGAAAATCCTTTCAGGATTTCCCGGAACTTTGCAGTTTGTGCCTGGAATTTTTGCGCCGGTGAAATGATGCGCAGGCAGATTACCTTCCTGCCCGCGAGGTATATGGCCTCGAAACCCCCGTAGGGAGCCTTCGCATCGGAAAACTCGTACTCAATGGCCTGCTCATCGAAACGATGCCTGGTCCGGATGAACGTATCGGCACCCAGGGTTTTACGCCAATGGTCCTCCGCCCTGGCCACGGAGACGGCCCGTTCAGGGAATTTCTCCACATCAAGCGCGACGAGCGCATCGCTCGCACTCTCCTCTGCGGCTGCCGGGGAACCGGTTTCAAGGATCACGCTGAATGAAAGCCCGTGATAGCCAGATTGGCCCGTTTTCCGCTCGCTCGATTTAAGGATGGCCACCCTGCCTCGGATATCAAACCTGTATCCGTACTTATCATTGATAACGGATTCGATCCCGTCCGCCTTAATGTGAAACAGGGATGCCTGCGCGTTAAGGGAATCGAACCGATCGCCTTCGCTTTTTACAAACGCGTTTACGAGTGCCGACGCGCCCTCGCGGGCCTTCCGCACGCGCTCATCCTTCTCGGGAAGCGCGAGTATGGATTTTAGAACCGTCAGGCCCTCCCTCTTGTAGTGGTTCCTGATGAGTTCGGCGCCCTGGTGGAGGTAAAAACTCGCGTTATCGGCCGATACCCTGATAAATCCGGGCCGGGGATCGCCATCGCAATATATCCTGCCATTACGATCCATGAACATCGTATTGCCGTCGCGGTCACGAACGGTCACCCAATCCGGCATCTGGGAGGAAATGGGAGCGCTCCAGAACATGAACAGGATGGCGACCAGGATTGGCCCGACCGGAGCGGTAATAGCGCTGGGATTTCGCATGTTTTTATGTCCCTCCCGTACAGGGACGACAGGGCGCCCCTCGAGGGAATTTTACTGTGACCATGATTTTTGAATATTACAAATTAAACAGTAAAAAATTTTGGTAGTGATGAATAAAAAAATTTTTTCTCGCCAAATTTATGCTATAATTTAAACTATATTCCAGTACCGAGAGGCGTAGCCATGAAAAAGCAAAAAGAAAGCTCTGCACCCGTCGTCAAGAAAAGAAAAGGAGCGGAATTGACCAACGGTTATGAAACCCTGCAGCAGGTGCTGGATAAGGTCGAATGCGCACACATCGCGAAAACCCTGGAATTCACGGATTGGAACCTGCAAAAATCGAGCAGGCTCCTGGATATTGCCAGGAACACCCTCAAGACAAAGATTAAAAAGTACCGTCTGGATTGAATCCCCCTCTGCCCGGGTTTTCAGAATATCGCCAATAACAGCAGGACCGTAAATAGTATCAGGCCGGCCAGCAACGCGACGTAAAGGGAAAGCTTGTTGGAAGAATCATCGGCTTCTTCTTCGGCGCGCAGGGTGTCTACCTCGATCCGGACATTTTCTTCTTCAATGATCTTGGCGAGGACATTCTTCGCGATATAGGCATACAAAATCGTTCCGGCGTTTTCATCGGGAATTTTAGCCTTGAGTCTTCCTTTTATCGGAAGGATATCGCCTTCCTCCGTTACCGCTTTGAGAACCTCCGCCACGCGCATCGAAATTTCATCCTTGTTCAGGAGCTGGACCTTGAACGTTTCCCCGGGCTTCAGGGATTGAATGCTCTTACCCCTGGCAGGAGAAATTATAACCTTTCCCTCGACGATATAATCGGCCTGGGATTCGATCTCGTGGAATTTGCCTTTCGCGGTCTCCGCTCCGGGCGATATTTGTTCCGGAGAAATCCCGTCCGTCTGTTCCAACGGAATTCCCTCCAGTTCTATTGCAAGCGAACTGGTTTTTTCGAGTTCGACCTGGCATTCCACGTCGCCTGTCCCGAAAAACTTGACGAGTATTTCCGTAATCGCGGAGGTAACGCCCTCCAGGTCTCCCGATTCGATGCCCGGGTAAAGATTATAGCCGTCCATGGAGTTCATCAGGTGGTTTGATAACTCGTATGATCCCGCGGCGCCATCCCCTTCCCTTTTCGCTATCTCCGCAAATTCGGTATAGTAATGTTTCCAATGATCGAAAATACGGGCCTTCTCGATTCCCGTTCGGGACCCGACAACCAGATCATTGATATTCATCAGATATTTTCCCGGTATGTTTACAAATATGATGAAAATCCCGAATTTGTTCGCAGAAATCACCGAAAACTTCCCTTTCACTGCGACCGCGTCGTTATTTTGTCCCGCAACCATCTGACGGGCTTTCTCGATATCTCCGCCGGTATATTTCGCCGCAATATTGACCATGCGGGCCTGTTCGCTCAGTGAACCATACTGCGTTTTTTCCGGGGACATCCAGGCACCTCATGAATTATCGACAAGACATTTTTCGAGTATCTCGTACTTCTTCTGCGGCGGCATGCTGATTATCTTTTTAATTCCCTGTACCACTTCGGGCAGGAATTTGAGCGAAGTTTCAAGCAGGAAAAATCCGTCCTTATCGAGGTTGTTGACGAATGCCACTTTATTTGAGGGGAGTTTCATTCCCAGCATGGGACCCATGAAGCGCACGAGATGTTCCGGCAGCAGGAATTTCACCGAAAGTTTGCCTACCCCGATTGACAGCCTGCGCAGGGGCTTGAAATTTTTATACTTCTCATCCGACATGAGCGACCACCGCTTCGGGTTGTCGGTGATAATGAGCATCACCTGGTCGTCTTTTTCGGACATGTAGATATTAAGATACGTGTTGAAAGACTTATACGAGGAGAGGAGTCCGAAAAGGCTTTCATCTTCTGTCCGGGACAACTCCGCCCCTTTTTTATACGGGTTTTTCATGGCTGTTGGTGTACGCCTGTATCGGGTTCCCGACGGGTCAATCATAGCGCCGTATAGCGGAAATTGCCATCATCTTTTTCCCGCCGAATTACACGGAGAGAATAAAGCGAA
It contains:
- a CDS encoding GNAT family N-acetyltransferase, producing MPVTVRPASPSDINDILVLLRPYAKEGLILKRTREEIAREIRTFLVAESGGAIAGTISYHNYGPRLKEIRSLAVRKELSGGGIGSSLVRHLNERLEAGGVHIKVFVLTYSPDFFRKLGFVEVPKESLPEKIWKDCDHCSHREECGETALEYHHVQEVGAQ
- a CDS encoding PilZ domain-containing protein, whose product is MRKSIDKRNTGRIRIPNSFIEYKVKGSETPFKVEIVNISSGGLCFLRNSILTKNDVLLIKFPFKNAKVILEAQVLRLDGREVGVKFLNSEEEIGRFVEAFNYEYPSLSREAKGKGQPLLFTKPSRDDDDDPDSALDID